In Malus sylvestris chromosome 15, drMalSylv7.2, whole genome shotgun sequence, a single genomic region encodes these proteins:
- the LOC126604412 gene encoding partner of Y14 and mago-like gives MASSNNGSGGEGGDPPLKQLAELGKTLKEGERLLAPTRRPDGTLRKPIRIRAGYVPQEEVAIYQSKGALWKKEMASAAGPPGYDDNSVDTTKPKTKSVKRNERKKEKRIQAALEKEKTSESGETKEEEVENLGHVSEAVESLASQMNELGVSSSPLVTPPSDSTENSCPAGPAQDIDKRIRALKKKIRLAEAQQQKTNQQDVKSEQLDKLTKLEGWRKELKLLEDKKKAESAAL, from the exons ATGGCGAGCAGTAACAATGGAAgcggaggagaaggaggagatCCGCCGCTTAAGCAATTGGCGGAGCTTGGCAAAACCCTAAAAGAAGGGGAGAGGCTTCTGGCGCCAACCCGACGACCCGACGGTACGCTCCGTAAACCAATCCGCATTCGGGCTGGATATGTCCCCCAAGAGGAAGTCGCCATTTACCAATCCAAAGGTGCTTTG TGGAAAAAGGAGATGGCCTCAGCGGCTGGACCGCCGGGTTATGATGATAATTCCGTTGATACAACGAAACCCAAGACTAAGTCTGTAAAGAGGAACGAAAGAAAAAAGGAGAAGCGGATACAG GCTGCTCTTGAGAAGGAGAAAACCTCGGAAAGTGGGGaaacaaaggaagaagaagttgAAAATTTGGGTCATGTATCAGAAGCTGTTGAGTCATTGGCATCTCAGATGAACGAGCTAGGTGTTTCTTCTAGTCCTTTAGTTACCCCTCCCTCTGACTCAACTGAGAATTCATGTCCAGCAGGTCCAGCTCAAGATATAGATAAAAGAATTCGAGCTCTTAAAAAGAAG ATTCGACTTGCAGAAGCTCAACAGCAGAAAACTAATCAGCAAGATGTTAAGTCAGAACAGTTGGACAAGTTGACGAAACTGGAAGGTTGGCGTAAGGAGCTAAAGCTTTTGGAGGATAAAAAGAAGGCGGAGTCGGCTGCATTGTAA
- the LOC126604413 gene encoding uncharacterized protein LOC126604413, with protein sequence MPKSKRDRQVTLSKTKKKGREHKETIVNTIRQAAEDYNSAYVFSFENMRNHKFKEFRDQLKSNSRFFLGSNKVMQIALGRSESDEIRPGLHKVSKVLHGDAGLCFTNLPKEEVERLFNEYEEHDFARTGSVSTEKVELMEGPLEQFSHEMEPFLRKQGMPVRLNKGVIELVSDFLVCDEGKPLSPESARILRLLGTKMASFRLHLICRWSPGDFEQYAPGPDDSGIESS encoded by the exons ATGCCTAAGTCTAAGCGCGATCGACAAG TTACATtgtccaagacaaagaagaaggGAAGGGAACATAAAGAAACAATAGTAAATACGATACGGCAGGCAGCGGAAGATTACAATTCTGCTTATGTCTTCTCTTTTGAGAACATGCGGAATCATAAATTCAAGGAGTTCAGAGATCAGCTCAAATCAAACAGCAG GTTTTTCCTTGGCTCAAACAAAGTCATGCAAATTGCCTTAGGTCGGTCTGAATCTGATGAGATTAGACCAGGCCTCCACAAAGTTTCTAAG gTTCTGCATGGAGATGCTGGTCTATGTTTTACCAATTTGCCCAAGGAAGAGGTTGAAAG GTTATTCAATGAATATGAGGAGCATGACTTCGCAAGGACAGGAAGCGTTTCGACGGAAAAG GTGGAGCTTATGGAGGGTCCTTTGGAGCAATTCAGTCATGAGATGGAACCCTTTCTTAGAAAACAAGGGATGCCTGTCCGATTAAACAAAG GTGTTATAGAGCTTGTTTCAGACTTCCTTGTCTGTGATGAAGGAAAGCCTTTGTCACCTGAGTCAGCTCGGATACTG CGTTTGTTGGGAACCAAGATGGCTAGTTTCCGACTTCACTTGATATGCAGATGGAGCCCTggtgattttgaacaatatGCTCCAGGACCAGATGATTCAGGTATCGAATCCTCGTAA